A portion of the Segatella copri DSM 18205 genome contains these proteins:
- a CDS encoding ABC transporter permease: MNFPLFIAKRLYSDQGDKHKVSRPAIHIATAGVAIGLAIMIMSVCVVLGFKHTIRDKVIGFGSHIQVADFMTLQQQNQYPVVMNDSMVNVLKKIPGVKHVQKFAMKEGILKTDSDFLGVMFKGVGPDFDSTFIHQNMIEGSIPKFDDKASHNQILISQLMADKLKLKTGERIFAYFFDDNAVRMRRFTIKGIYQTNLKKYDEVMVYTDLYTAVKLNGWEEDQASGAELTVNDFNKLNETEDYIINKVNRTVDHYGETYSSSTIKDLNPNIFQWLSLMDLNVWIILGLMLIVAGVTMISGLLIIILERTSMIGVMKALGARNKTIRHTFLWFAVFIIGKGMLLGNIIALGILTLQYFTGIIKLDAQTYYVSTVPVEFNWLAIIALNIATLLISIFMLVAPSYLISHIHPAKSMRYE, from the coding sequence ATGAATTTTCCTCTATTTATAGCAAAGAGATTATATAGCGATCAGGGCGATAAACATAAAGTTTCTCGCCCTGCTATTCATATAGCCACTGCAGGTGTTGCTATCGGACTCGCCATTATGATTATGTCGGTATGCGTAGTGCTCGGATTCAAGCATACCATACGCGACAAGGTAATAGGATTCGGAAGCCATATACAGGTGGCCGACTTCATGACGCTGCAGCAGCAAAACCAGTATCCGGTGGTCATGAACGACTCGATGGTCAACGTACTGAAAAAGATACCTGGCGTAAAACATGTGCAGAAATTTGCCATGAAAGAGGGAATCCTGAAGACGGACAGCGATTTCCTGGGCGTCATGTTCAAAGGTGTAGGACCTGATTTCGATTCTACCTTTATCCATCAGAACATGATTGAAGGCAGCATCCCTAAGTTTGATGACAAAGCGAGTCATAACCAGATTCTCATCTCACAGCTGATGGCTGATAAGCTGAAGCTGAAGACGGGAGAACGCATCTTTGCCTACTTCTTTGATGACAACGCAGTGCGTATGCGCCGCTTCACCATCAAGGGTATCTATCAGACCAACCTGAAGAAGTATGATGAGGTAATGGTATACACCGACCTCTATACTGCCGTGAAGCTGAACGGATGGGAAGAAGACCAGGCGAGCGGTGCAGAACTGACCGTAAACGACTTCAACAAGCTCAACGAAACTGAAGATTATATTATTAATAAGGTGAACCGCACGGTAGATCACTATGGAGAAACCTACAGCAGTTCTACCATCAAGGACCTGAATCCAAACATCTTCCAATGGCTGAGCCTGATGGATCTGAATGTCTGGATTATTCTCGGTCTGATGCTGATAGTAGCCGGCGTCACCATGATCAGCGGTCTGCTCATCATTATTCTGGAACGCACCTCCATGATAGGCGTAATGAAGGCATTGGGTGCCCGCAACAAGACCATCCGCCACACCTTCCTGTGGTTTGCCGTCTTCATCATCGGCAAGGGTATGCTTCTGGGCAACATCATCGCCCTCGGCATTCTTACCCTCCAGTACTTTACAGGCATCATCAAACTCGATGCACAGACCTATTATGTAAGTACCGTTCCGGTAGAATTCAACTGGCTTGCCATCATAGCCCTGAACATTGCTACGCTGCTGATAAGCATCTTCATGCTCGTAGCACCAAGCTACCTGATTTCTCATATCCATCCAGCCAAATCAATGAGATATGAGTAA
- a CDS encoding pyridoxal phosphate-dependent aminotransferase: MPEISVRGLEMPESPIRKLAPLAAAAKKRGVKVYHLNIGQPDLPTPQCGLDALKHIDRTVLEYSPSQGYLSYREKLVDYYKKFNINVTADDIIITSGGSEAVLFSFMSCLNPGDEIIVPEPAYANYMAFAISAGAKIRTIATTIEEGFSLPKVEKFEELINERTRAILICNPNNPTGYLYTRREMNQIRDLVKKYDLYLFSDEVYREYIYTGSPYISAMHLEGIEQNTVLIDSVSKRYSECGIRVGALITKNAEIRKAVMKFCQARLSPPLIGQIVAEASLDAPEEYYRDVYDEYVERRKCLIDGLNRIPGVYSPIPMGAFYTVAKLPIDDSEKFCRWCLEEFNYEGETIMMAPASGFYTTPGAGHNQVRVAYVLKKHDLERALVVLGKALEAYPGRVEDEGL; the protein is encoded by the coding sequence ATGCCAGAAATATCTGTACGCGGTCTTGAAATGCCAGAGTCACCTATCAGAAAGTTGGCTCCTCTGGCTGCCGCAGCAAAAAAACGTGGAGTAAAGGTATATCACCTCAACATCGGTCAGCCTGACCTTCCAACTCCTCAATGTGGCCTAGATGCCTTGAAGCATATAGACCGCACGGTCTTGGAGTATTCTCCAAGTCAGGGCTATCTCAGCTATCGCGAGAAGCTTGTAGATTACTATAAGAAATTCAACATCAACGTAACTGCCGATGATATCATCATTACATCGGGAGGTTCTGAGGCTGTACTCTTCTCTTTCATGAGCTGCCTCAACCCTGGCGACGAGATTATCGTACCAGAACCTGCTTACGCTAACTATATGGCGTTTGCCATCTCGGCGGGTGCCAAGATCCGTACCATCGCCACAACGATAGAAGAAGGTTTCTCCCTGCCTAAGGTAGAGAAGTTTGAGGAGCTGATCAATGAGCGCACCCGTGCCATCCTGATCTGCAACCCTAACAACCCTACGGGCTATCTCTATACCCGCAGAGAGATGAATCAGATTCGTGACCTGGTGAAGAAGTACGACCTCTATCTCTTCTCTGATGAGGTTTACCGTGAGTATATCTATACCGGCAGTCCTTATATCAGTGCGATGCACCTGGAAGGCATCGAGCAGAACACGGTTCTCATCGATTCTGTTTCGAAGCGTTACAGTGAGTGCGGTATCCGTGTGGGTGCCCTCATCACCAAGAATGCTGAAATCCGCAAGGCGGTGATGAAGTTCTGCCAGGCCCGTCTCTCTCCTCCACTGATCGGTCAGATTGTAGCCGAAGCTTCTCTGGATGCTCCTGAAGAGTACTACCGCGATGTATACGATGAGTATGTAGAGCGCCGTAAGTGCCTGATAGACGGCTTGAACCGCATTCCGGGCGTATACTCTCCTATTCCTATGGGAGCCTTCTATACCGTAGCCAAACTGCCTATCGATGATTCAGAAAAGTTCTGCCGCTGGTGTCTGGAGGAATTCAACTACGAGGGCGAAACCATCATGATGGCTCCAGCCTCTGGTTTCTATACGACTCCGGGAGCCGGTCACAATCAGGTTCGTGTAGCTTACGTCTTGAAGAAACACGATCTGGAGCGTGCTCTGGTGGTTCTGGGTAAGGCACTTGAGGCTTATCCGGGAAGAGTGGAAGACGAAGGACTTTGA
- a CDS encoding DUF4494 domain-containing protein: MRSRTSTWFETKVKYQKTMEDGSEKVVSEAYVVDALSFTEAESAIIDEMSVYVSGELKVSGIGKAGYGEIFFSDVDDDDKWYKAKLQFITIDEKSEKEKRSNVTYLVQAKSLARALRYIDEVMGKTMIDYDVVGLNETKLMDVFEHHAPNEKKEEKNDVPEYEEK, from the coding sequence ATGAGAAGTAGAACAAGTACATGGTTTGAGACCAAAGTGAAATATCAGAAGACAATGGAGGATGGTTCAGAAAAGGTTGTTTCTGAAGCATACGTAGTAGATGCTTTGAGCTTTACCGAGGCTGAGAGCGCCATCATCGATGAGATGTCGGTTTATGTAAGCGGCGAGTTGAAGGTGAGCGGTATCGGTAAGGCTGGCTACGGCGAAATCTTCTTCAGCGATGTGGATGATGATGATAAGTGGTATAAGGCTAAACTCCAGTTCATCACGATTGATGAGAAGAGTGAGAAGGAGAAGCGCAGCAATGTTACCTATCTTGTTCAGGCTAAGTCTCTCGCCCGTGCCCTCCGTTATATTGATGAGGTGATGGGCAAGACCATGATAGATTATGATGTGGTTGGTTTGAACGAAACCAAACTGATGGATGTATTCGAGCACCATGCTCCTAACGAGAAGAAAGAGGAGAAGAATGATGTGCCTGAATACGAGGAGAAATAA
- a CDS encoding YggS family pyridoxal phosphate-dependent enzyme, with protein MDYDVKGNLHEVLGSLPAGVRLVAISKFHPNEYIEEAYAEGQRIFGESHEQELAKKVASLPEDIEWHFIGHLQTNKVKYIAPYISMIESVDSLKLLKEIEKQAAKHDRVVKVLLELHLAEEDTKSGLSLDACRELLEAGEWREMKHVQICGIMMMASNTDDEQQIAQEFDEAARFFDEIKARYFADDEAFCERSWGMSHDYHIAVKHGSTMVRVGTTIFGPRIY; from the coding sequence ATGGACTATGATGTAAAAGGAAATCTCCATGAGGTGCTGGGCAGCTTGCCTGCCGGTGTCCGTCTCGTTGCCATCAGCAAGTTCCATCCCAACGAGTATATCGAGGAGGCTTATGCTGAAGGACAGCGTATCTTCGGCGAGAGTCATGAGCAGGAACTCGCCAAGAAGGTGGCTTCGCTGCCTGAGGACATCGAGTGGCATTTCATCGGTCATCTGCAGACCAATAAGGTGAAGTATATCGCACCTTATATCTCGATGATTGAATCGGTAGACAGTCTGAAACTTCTCAAGGAGATTGAGAAGCAGGCTGCCAAGCACGATCGTGTAGTGAAGGTTCTTCTGGAACTTCATCTGGCAGAGGAAGATACCAAATCGGGTCTTTCTCTTGATGCTTGCCGCGAACTCCTGGAGGCAGGCGAATGGAGGGAGATGAAGCATGTGCAGATTTGTGGCATCATGATGATGGCATCTAATACAGACGATGAGCAGCAGATTGCTCAGGAGTTTGATGAGGCTGCCCGGTTCTTTGATGAGATAAAGGCCAGATACTTTGCTGATGATGAAGCTTTCTGCGAGCGCAGCTGGGGTATGAGTCACGATTATCATATTGCCGTCAAGCACGGCAGCACGATGGTTCGTGTAGGTACCACCATCTTCGGTCCTAGAATATATTAA
- a CDS encoding M6 family metalloprotease domain-containing protein translates to MKKTIISLALAFLGIANLYAVKAKPGIAKIMLADGTVACATLHGDETFHYYMLLDGTPLRETQDGKYEKITAEELNTRKTRVFSSENLTRASEIGTVRPSYFPHKGSPKALVLLVQFQDVKFKSKDPVATFNHYLNGKKGESMSEADKEVFITNEKYCQNYGSIQQYFADMSDNQFIPQFDVVGPVTVSKNSAYYGNNEGSANGDTFYPQMIKEACQKVDDKVNFADYDSDRDGYVDLVYVIYAGYSESISGNSGDCLWPRSGTVGGLGTYDGKIVCRFGINNELNNKPADTQDGKYYINGIGLFCHEFSHTLGLPDIYPTNGITDHNQSPEYWDVMDMGSYLANGYQPIPYSPWEKSIVGWKQPTLLSDTEAQQITLEPYDKASDAYKIIANSQGEYLLLQNIRNKGWYKEAFGYGLLVWRIDYDDLPSVNLEDYPNNTTGKPRVMIVPADGMVYNSYNTGVDDVDMITSLLNDPFPTYKAGSATEYEVNSLTSITLNNSVDTSHPLYNITKDEATGLVTFDYLKNFSPTGISSVIIGKDRPTVYFDLEGRKVSVPQKGKIYITSKGQKIIY, encoded by the coding sequence ATGAAGAAGACAATCATCTCTCTGGCGCTCGCCTTCCTGGGCATCGCCAATCTCTATGCCGTAAAGGCTAAACCGGGCATCGCCAAGATTATGCTGGCTGATGGAACCGTAGCATGTGCCACCCTGCATGGCGACGAAACCTTCCACTACTACATGCTGCTGGACGGTACGCCCCTGCGGGAAACCCAAGACGGAAAATACGAAAAGATAACTGCTGAAGAGCTGAACACCCGAAAAACCCGTGTTTTCTCTTCAGAGAATCTCACAAGAGCATCAGAAATAGGAACCGTGAGACCAAGCTATTTCCCTCATAAGGGAAGTCCGAAGGCATTGGTACTCCTGGTGCAGTTTCAGGATGTGAAGTTCAAGAGTAAGGATCCGGTTGCTACATTCAACCATTACCTCAACGGAAAAAAGGGAGAATCTATGTCTGAGGCTGATAAAGAAGTGTTTATCACCAACGAGAAATACTGCCAGAACTACGGCAGCATACAGCAGTATTTCGCTGACATGAGCGATAACCAGTTTATACCACAGTTTGACGTAGTGGGTCCTGTTACGGTAAGCAAGAATTCTGCTTATTATGGCAATAATGAAGGTAGTGCCAACGGCGACACCTTCTATCCTCAGATGATTAAGGAAGCCTGCCAGAAGGTAGACGACAAGGTAAACTTTGCCGATTACGACAGCGATCGCGACGGATATGTAGACCTCGTATATGTAATCTATGCCGGCTATTCTGAAAGCATCTCAGGTAATTCAGGCGATTGTCTCTGGCCGAGATCGGGTACCGTAGGAGGACTGGGAACCTATGACGGAAAAATAGTATGCCGGTTCGGCATCAACAACGAGCTGAACAATAAGCCTGCAGATACCCAAGACGGCAAATACTACATCAATGGTATCGGTCTCTTCTGTCATGAGTTTTCGCATACCCTCGGTTTGCCAGACATCTATCCTACCAACGGCATCACAGACCATAACCAGAGTCCTGAATATTGGGACGTTATGGATATGGGCAGTTATCTGGCTAACGGCTACCAGCCTATCCCTTATTCACCATGGGAGAAGAGCATCGTAGGATGGAAACAGCCTACCCTCCTTTCTGATACCGAGGCGCAGCAGATAACACTGGAACCATACGACAAGGCATCGGATGCATACAAGATTATAGCCAACAGCCAGGGCGAATACCTGCTGCTGCAGAATATCAGAAACAAGGGATGGTACAAGGAGGCTTTTGGTTACGGATTGCTGGTATGGCGCATCGACTACGATGATTTGCCATCGGTTAACCTGGAGGATTATCCCAACAACACGACTGGTAAGCCAAGGGTCATGATTGTTCCTGCAGACGGAATGGTATACAACAGCTATAACACGGGCGTCGACGATGTTGATATGATAACAAGTCTTCTGAACGACCCGTTCCCGACCTACAAGGCGGGCTCAGCTACAGAGTATGAGGTGAACAGTCTGACCAGTATCACCCTGAACAACAGTGTTGATACGAGTCATCCGCTCTACAACATCACAAAGGATGAAGCAACCGGTCTGGTTACCTTCGATTATCTCAAGAACTTCTCTCCTACCGGAATCTCTTCGGTCATCATCGGTAAAGACAGACCGACAGTCTATTTTGATCTGGAAGGCAGAAAGGTTTCCGTTCCACAAAAGGGCAAGATTTATATCACCAGCAAGGGACAGAAGATAATATACTAA
- a CDS encoding EFR1 family ferrodoxin (N-terminal region resembles flavodoxins. C-terminal ferrodoxin region binds two 4Fe-4S clusters.), with the protein MVFYFSGTGNTKWAAARLAAATHEDLIPIAPYMRADDSSHNIAEPFILKEDERLGFVFPVHGWRVPRLVREFIRKMKIQRETPDANAEDKETFRKHPFAYCVCTAGDSIGLTIENLNDTIALNASLQALGITEVSASYSLIMPESYVGLPFMDVDSKEREVRKKSKSAQELAVICEEIFDRKEGVNRLVKGPIPWFFTKVVGGFFEKVLITDKRFHVEKDKCVKCGICANVCPVGDIKGGHGEYPEWLHHKDCLTCFTCYHHCPHHAIEFGCQTQKKGQYFYK; encoded by the coding sequence ATGGTTTTCTATTTCTCCGGAACAGGAAATACCAAGTGGGCAGCAGCCAGACTGGCAGCGGCTACACACGAAGACTTGATTCCTATCGCCCCTTATATGCGGGCGGATGATTCAAGCCACAATATAGCCGAGCCGTTTATTCTGAAAGAGGATGAACGGCTCGGATTCGTTTTCCCCGTACATGGCTGGAGAGTTCCACGCCTTGTAAGGGAGTTTATCAGGAAGATGAAGATACAGAGAGAAACTCCTGATGCTAATGCAGAAGATAAGGAGACGTTCAGAAAGCATCCTTTCGCCTATTGCGTCTGTACTGCAGGCGACAGCATCGGACTCACCATCGAAAACCTCAACGATACGATTGCGCTGAATGCATCGCTTCAGGCATTGGGCATCACGGAGGTTTCTGCTTCCTACTCACTCATCATGCCGGAATCTTATGTGGGACTTCCTTTCATGGATGTTGATTCGAAGGAGCGCGAAGTTCGTAAGAAATCGAAATCGGCACAGGAACTGGCGGTTATCTGCGAAGAGATATTCGACAGGAAAGAGGGCGTGAACCGTCTGGTAAAAGGTCCTATCCCCTGGTTCTTCACCAAGGTTGTGGGCGGATTCTTTGAGAAGGTGCTCATCACCGACAAGCGGTTTCATGTGGAGAAAGACAAGTGCGTGAAGTGTGGCATCTGTGCCAACGTCTGTCCTGTAGGCGATATCAAGGGCGGTCATGGAGAATATCCGGAATGGCTGCATCACAAGGATTGCCTCACCTGCTTTACCTGCTATCACCATTGTCCGCATCACGCCATCGAGTTTGGATGCCAGACTCAGAAGAAAGGACAATACTTTTATAAATAA
- a CDS encoding DUF1573 domain-containing protein, whose translation MKRIILTLTMLVALVATASAQAEIKFDKLIHNFGSFEESNPVQKATFTFTNVGNKPLIINQAIASCGCTIPSYTKKPIAPGEKGQISVTYNGKGMFPGHFKKSITVRSNGNVEMSRLYIEGVMTEKK comes from the coding sequence ATGAAAAGAATCATATTGACACTCACTATGCTGGTGGCTCTTGTAGCTACTGCATCTGCTCAGGCAGAGATTAAGTTCGACAAACTGATACACAACTTCGGTTCATTCGAAGAATCAAATCCGGTACAGAAGGCTACCTTTACCTTCACCAATGTGGGCAACAAGCCTTTGATTATCAACCAGGCTATTGCCAGCTGCGGCTGTACCATACCTTCTTACACCAAGAAGCCTATCGCTCCAGGCGAGAAGGGACAGATTAGTGTTACCTATAACGGCAAGGGCATGTTCCCTGGTCATTTCAAGAAGAGCATCACCGTCCGTTCTAACGGCAATGTAGAAATGTCACGTCTCTATATAGAAGGTGTTATGACAGAAAAGAAATAA
- a CDS encoding N-acetylmuramoyl-L-alanine amidase, whose protein sequence is MKNTRKISLIVIHCSATRVTQDFTFEKLEACHLARGFRGIGYHYYITKDGVIYPGRPESEIGAHARHFNAHSIGICYEGGLDADGNPADTRTKAQKQSLQNLLTSLCVDYPEAEILGHRDLPNVHKSCPCFSVQAWLNEINFHI, encoded by the coding sequence ATGAAAAACACAAGAAAAATATCACTTATTGTCATTCACTGTTCAGCCACCCGCGTCACCCAGGACTTCACCTTCGAAAAGCTCGAAGCCTGTCATTTAGCCCGTGGTTTCCGCGGCATCGGTTATCACTATTACATCACGAAAGACGGCGTCATCTACCCCGGACGTCCCGAGTCAGAAATCGGCGCCCACGCCCGCCATTTCAATGCACACAGTATCGGCATCTGTTACGAAGGCGGTCTCGACGCCGACGGCAATCCGGCAGATACCCGTACGAAGGCTCAGAAGCAGTCGCTCCAGAATCTCCTGACGAGTCTGTGCGTAGACTATCCCGAAGCCGAGATCCTAGGTCATCGTGATCTCCCGAACGTCCACAAGTCCTGTCCCTGCTTCAGTGTTCAGGCTTGGCTGAATGAAATTAATTTCCATATTTAG